The sequence GTCTGCCACCTTGAAAAGGGAAGAGTGGTCATTTTCGGATGCGGTCTAGGTGTTCCGTTCGTCTCAACAGATACAGCTGCCGCACTGCGCGCCGCTGAAATAAATGCAGATATCCTGCTTCTTGCTAAAAATATCAATTATATTTACAGTGACGATCCAAAGAAAAACCCAAATGCTGAAAAGCTGCTTGAAATATCCTACAGTGAGATCCTGGCAAAAAGGCTCGGCGTTATGGACGCTACGGCGACATCCTTCAGTATGGACACCAACATGCCAATCATGCTCTTCGGTCTCGACGACCCTGAAAACCTCGTCCGTGCTATCAAAGGTGAAAAAATCGGAACTATTGTAAAGGAGGCATAACACATGGCAAACAATTACACTGATGTTGAATCCAAAATGCAGAAAGTTTTAGACAAC comes from Bacillota bacterium and encodes:
- the pyrH gene encoding UMP kinase, which encodes MSEEAAYKRVLLKISGEALAGDKKSGLDADTINNICDKIKEIIGMGVQLGIVVGGGNFWRGRNGAEMDRTRADHMGMLATVLNSLALQDALENKGVPTRVMTAIEMKEIAEPYIRNKAVCHLEKGRVVIFGCGLGVPFVSTDTAAALRAAEINADILLLAKNINYIYSDDPKKNPNAEKLLEISYSEILAKRLGVMDATATSFSMDTNMPIMLFGLDDPENLVRAIKGEKIGTIVKEA